A single genomic interval of Microlunatus antarcticus harbors:
- a CDS encoding acyltransferase domain-containing protein has protein sequence MTTPVRADVRAALAAPDLARRLDALGFDPGDATEVRAAAAAALDRPDELTTITTAADRLVDRVGVLPPSDSGPVWAGLDLDADGVLPLLALLVTAPSVAAFHAARGVPADVSAATLADLGQQTRVHRLVHGSFGLATYGWEAGWVWSGALYRLGRLQFDLERQRTVDGTGEEWVLSTHIPRGDGLTAADVEASFAAALPFFAAHFPEHPVQGVHCHSWMLDPRLPELLPGSNLAAFQQRWRIYGEPAVGDDDALFFGFARAGTFAATDLATLTPTSGLQRAVLAVWRAGEHWHAPEGRLVR, from the coding sequence GCGCCGACGTCCGGGCCGCGCTCGCCGCTCCCGACCTGGCCCGGCGGCTGGACGCGCTGGGGTTCGACCCCGGCGACGCGACGGAGGTGCGGGCCGCGGCGGCGGCCGCGCTCGACCGCCCCGACGAGCTGACGACCATCACCACCGCCGCCGACCGGCTCGTGGACCGCGTCGGGGTGCTGCCGCCCAGCGACAGCGGCCCGGTCTGGGCGGGCCTCGACCTCGACGCCGACGGGGTCCTGCCGCTGCTCGCGCTGCTCGTGACCGCACCGTCGGTCGCCGCCTTCCACGCCGCGCGGGGCGTCCCGGCCGACGTCTCCGCGGCCACCCTCGCCGACCTCGGGCAGCAGACCCGGGTGCACCGGCTGGTGCACGGCAGCTTCGGGCTCGCGACGTACGGGTGGGAGGCCGGCTGGGTCTGGTCGGGCGCCCTCTACCGCCTCGGGCGGCTGCAGTTCGACCTCGAGCGGCAGCGCACCGTCGACGGGACGGGGGAGGAGTGGGTCCTCTCGACCCACATCCCGCGCGGTGACGGGCTGACGGCGGCCGACGTGGAGGCCTCGTTCGCCGCGGCGCTGCCCTTCTTCGCCGCCCACTTCCCCGAGCACCCGGTGCAGGGCGTCCACTGCCACAGCTGGATGCTCGACCCCCGCCTGCCGGAGCTGCTGCCCGGATCCAACCTGGCCGCCTTCCAGCAGCGCTGGCGGATCTACGGCGAGCCCGCGGTCGGCGACGACGACGCGCTGTTCTTCGGCTTCGCGCGGGCCGGCACCTTCGCCGCCACCGACCTCGCGACGCTGACGCCGACGTCCGGCCTGCAGCGGGCCGTGCTGGCGGTCTGGCGGGCGGGGGAGCACTGGCACGCGCCCGAGGGGCGGCTCGTCCGATGA